The DNA window AGCTCCTGATAACAAAGGAAAAATTGTATTGCACCTTTTTCACAAAATTCATCATGTCAGCTTTTGCATTTGACTTTGAGTAATTATTTCTTAATATGGTTTCCTTGAGCTTCATGAGAGCTGCAATGTTTATAACTACATGGACACAATAATGCAACAAGTACACGCGCAACTTCAATTTTCAATACTAACATGAATGGTTTCCTTTGAAACAAAATGAACCATATATTATGTAACTCTTAGCAATCGTTCAAGAGTTTCTAAAGACCATGTTTCCTCATTTTGGGCATAGACCTTTTGATTTAGAGAGTCGATTACTATGCTGACATTGTGAAACCCATATATTTGATGACCGTTGTGCATTCTACCATGTTTAAGTTTGAACAGTAAATCATGATCCCGAGCATAGGCCTCAATGAGTTCATCCACACTCATTTCACTCACACCATCTGAATTGACAGCAGAGCCCAAGCTTGCAGCAGCCTGTTATCGAGCAGAGGCTGCTGCTTTCTGCCGAGTCTCAAATTTCCTCGGCTCACTTACCCTGATATAGCTTACCTTCTCCTTCAAACCAGGTTGCACCACGTCCACACCTTCAGCAGAATGTTTCATCATATCAAGACCGCAATTGAGGTTATATTTGAATACTTTCATTAGCCAAGAGTTCTTTTGGAATAAGTTCTTTCCAGCCCAAATACCATTTTGTAACTTCATCAAAGTTTGGATTTAAGCACAAACAATGATACAAAGAAGATCTCCATCGTGTCAACCATCATATGAATTAGAATGGCTGGAGCCCAACTCATAAGCAGTTTAGTGAGGTCATGTTTCCTTTGCTTTCTACTAGAATAGTTACCATGATCGTCGTCCTCGGAATCAGCAAAAACTCCATAGAGAACATCGTCTTTGGTTTGAGATTGTTTCTCTTTACGCTTTCGATAGTAGAACTCACCACCTTCCCATATACCACCTACAAAATCATTCTCCTCTCCGAAttccatctcttcatcttcatccatCTTGTGCATTCTTTAGATTGGGATGTGAAAACAGGTTCCAAACTCATTACCAATCATATACTTAATATATCTTAATACAATCAAAACTTTAGTAATATAGAATTCATCAtttcttagaaaaataataaatcaacagTCAAGTTACACttgaatacaaaaatatttaagcctttaaaaaattgaaatagaaGATAAAGAGTCTAAGAAATAGAGATAATTCTATTAAATTTATCATGGTTTTTCATTCTTTACATTTAGATATTTGAAAGAGCTAGAAACATAGTCCTGTCAAAATATGTACCCAACAAAAGTAGTGTTAATGTTAGCATGTTTCTATTACCACATTTCCTTACATTAAGTTTTTTAGCACAATACTAGTTGATTCTTCTAAGCCAAGTAACATGCACACCTGAGACCAGAATTAAATTGCTTCCTCCTGTTAAGTCTCTCAGCAAAATCTGCAATTTGCAAGAAAATTTCACTTCATCAAAATTTATCAAAACAGACATCAAATAAATTATGGTTAACAAAAAATCCTATACAGATTGgactaaataattcaaaataggattAGACACCAAATTTTGAAAACGGGTGTGAAATACTTGCAAATCATATTAGGAACATGGTTCTAAGATTCAACATTCTCCAATTAGGATATAAAATTAACATACCAGAAGCTTAATTTGCAAAACTCAGGGTTCTAAACAGCTTCCAAGCTTTGTGCTGAGCATCAGATGCAAAAAGCTCCAAAACTTCGTCTTCGTTGAAAGAAGTCACCAATCCATAAACTGACAAAATCAGTAGAAAACCGAGAACTACCAAAGAATTCTCAACATTTTCTTTCATGTTTGCTTTCAAATCAAGTGCTAGCTTCAATGCTTCTTCTCTTACACGAGGTTTAATATCTGGTGAGATTTTCATCAGTTGTTCTAGCAGATAGATACATATGTCATCAATAATCACATCATTGTCTCCTTTCTATCAAAGTGGATGAATGGGGTTCCGTATTATATCCAAAATCAATTCTGCTGGATCCGATGATTCTCTCAGATTAGCTAattgtttctgttttttttaaaacaaatgaaGTGCATAAACGCATGTGTCTAGAGACTCTAGTAAAATAAGTGATACTTATAGGCTTCTATTGTTTCTGTTGTAGCCAGTACAATACTACAAAATGAACATagttaaatacataaataaacatGTAAAATAGCCCCTTAAACAAAATTACGAATTTAGGGGTATGAAATACTCATCAAGAAGAGACAGAAAGTAGTGTTCCAAGGATATTCAGGACaattaatagattaatagaaAGTTAGTCTTTGAGCTCAGGAGGTATTGTCTTTTTTCTTAATGACCTCCTTGGTATTGTAGGCTGAGGTGGAGGCGGATCTAACTTCCTTCGGTTTTTAGGCTTAGGTGGAGACAGAGCAAGTGCATCACCCAAGGATAAAGAGGCAACATTCCCCGTCAAACTTTCATTCTCTTCTGTCTCGGCCGCCACATCCTTCTTCAAACTTTCATTCTTCGCTGTCTCGGCCGCCACATCCTCCGTCAAACTTTCATTCTTTTCCGTCTCGGCCGCCACATCCACCGTCAAACTTTCATTCTTCTCCATCTCGGCCGCCACATTCTCGGTCAAACTTTCATTCTTCTCCGTCTTGGCCGCCACATCCTCCGTCAAACTTTTATTCTCCTCTGTCTTGGCTGCCACACACCATGGACATGGTATAATCTgaaaaatgaaaggaaaaaaattgataaatagaATATGTCAATTCTTAACCAGAACCAGTGGCTCTATTCAATGAGCGGTTATACATTTCAAAGGATGTTCTAGTTTTCTTTTAGGCCTAAGATGATTGGGCCTATATGTTAGGAACCTGAAAAACCACAAGTTACAGAATATAGAAGAAATGGACTAAAATGCACAAATATGGAAATAGTGTATTACTTCTAAGGTAAATGCAAGAGGATGAATATCCTAATGTCCTACAGAGGCAAAAAGCCAATTGTCCAAAACAAACTATAAACTTCCATAACAATCTCACACTCCCTCACCTCACTCTATATACTCCTAAGAAGCATAACAAACTTGCCAACTAAGCTGCCTACCCCACTCATTATTTACCATATAACCATTTTCCCATATCTCTCATACTCGGATCTCTATCACTATACATACATATAAGGTACCGAACAAAATGTATTCATCGAACAGTTGATACAATGATAAGAGTGCAAAAAAATACCTCGTAGGCTTCCATAGTTTCTAACGGTTTCCAATCCTTCCTTTTAGACTCATACTTTTGAATTGGCGGGTAAGGAAAAGACGATGGCTTTGGCTTTAAGGAAGGTATTCTCTCAAACACAACCGCCTAACATTAGTTAAGTAAAATATGATTAGCAAAAAATAAACCACGTGAGAAATATaagatattaataaaaaaatggaaaTTAACAATTACCTCGAAAACTGGCGCACACCCTTTAAATTTATGTTGTTTTCCCAACCCTGTTTTCATTGCGTTCTTGAGCTTATTAAAAGATACATGTAGGTCATCAGTGATTGCTTCAGCCCAGTTCACTTCTTCATATGCATCAAGATCTTCTACCATTTCCCAGGCCGACGTACGCGGTTTCTTGGAATCCGGGGAGGGTATTAAAAATATCTCGATCAAAAAATAAGATAAGAGTTTCTTAAAATTAAATCTACTTTCGTCGTCATTTACATCCATTTGACTCAAAAGCTTTTTAATGGTTGTTGTAGAGATTATCCTAGAACTACCTAAACCACATCCTTTCATTAGGTCATAAACAAATTCAGGAACATTTTTTGCAGCAGGGGCGGTGAAATTAACCCCGCTATTTTTAATACCCAACACATCTGCCACCTCGTGGGCACAGAAAGAAAAAGATACGTTTTTGTTAAATACAAACCTTCTATTTGTTGGTTCGTAAACATCACtgaacattttaataaaaaatgccGAACTCTCTTTGTTATTTTGTATGCTTATAACATCATAAAATACAGAGTTCTGCATGAGGTTTTTTTTTTCCTCACTCAAATTAAGTTTCCTAAGAGCCAATAAGCTGACACCGAGCTTTACAGGTTGTCTATTTTCTTCAGTATCCTAGAAAATAAGTACAAAATTAAAAACACTTCAAACAATATTACTCTTAAAaggattcaattgaaatttactCTAATAAAATTGAAGAGAGAGACTTACCATTTCTAAGGATGAAGTCGCCATTAGTACCGGAGCCTCTTCTTTTGACTCGAACTCTTTTATCTGTTCTTTGAATTGCTTTTCTTTTAACTCAGGCTCCTTCAGTCGGCTCTCGAAATGCTTCTTTTCTAATTCCAGCTCCTTCAATTCTGCTGGATCCGATGATTCTCTCAGATTAGCTAGAATGTCAGATTGCTCACAGGAGACCAACTGCAAACTTGTTTCATCAATGGGAGGACTTGATTCATCATCCATGTAAGATGTAGCTGCATATTTAGATAGCATATATGTAGATCAGGTTATTGAAACTATCACCATTATTAAATGAAACAGTTGAAATGAAATTATCTCAACAAAGTAGATAAATAAGAATATTTACCTGATTCTTTTTCCCCATATTTATTCAGCTTTGATTCAGGATTTTTTACTAGTCCTTCAAATTGTCTCTCTTTTGACTCCAGTGCTTTCCATCGATCCTCAAATAGCTCCTCTTTTGATTTGAAGTCCTCAACTTTCCTTTCAAATTGCTTCTCTTTTGATTTGAAGTCCTCGATTTTGCTTTCAAATTGCTTCGCTTCTGAATTGAGCTCCTTAACTTGACTTTCAAATTCATTCTTCTTTGATTCAAACGCCTTCGCTTGAATTTTGAACTCCTCTTCTTTTGACTTGAACTCTTTTATCTGTTCTTTGAATTGCTTTTCTTTTAACTCAAGCTCCTTCAGTCGGCTTTCGAAATGCTTCTTTTCTAATTCCAGCTCCTTCACACGGCCTTCAAATTCATCCTCTTTTGAATCAAACTCCGCCACTCGGCCATCAAGTTGCTTCTTCTCTGAATCCAACTCCTTCACCCGGCCTTCGAATTCAGCCTCTTTTGAATCAAATTCCTTCACCCGGCCATCAAATTGCTTCTTCTCTAATTCTAGCTCCTTCACCCGGCCTTCAAATTCAGCCTCTTTTGAATCAAACTCCTTCACTCGGCCATCAAGTTGCTTCCTCTCTAATTCCAGCTCCTTCACTCTGCCTTCGAATTCAGCCTCTTTCGAATCAAACTCCTTCCCTCGACCATCAAGTAGTTTCTCTCTAAAATCAACTTTCTTAACTTTTCCTTCCAATTGTCTCTCTTTCGATTGGAACTCTTCCACTTGGCTTTCAAAATGCTTCTTTTTAGATTCCAGCTCCTTCACTTCGCCATCAAATTCTCTCTCTTTTAATTCCCATTTCATCACTATGCCTTCACGTTGCTTCTCTTTTGACTCAAGCTCCTTGATTCGGCTTTCAAGATGCTTCTGTTTTAATACCAAATCATCCAACAACACCTTCCCTTGGCATTCATTTTCCTTCTCTTTTGACTGAAGCTCCCTCAACAGGCTTTCAAAATGCTTCTTTTTAGTTTCCAGCTCCTTCACCTGGtcttcaaactctctctcttttaATTCCCATTTCATCACTAGCCCTTCatgtttcttctcttttaattcaAGCTCCATGGCTTGCCTTTCGAAATGCTTCTGTTTtaacaacaaatcatccaacAGCCCCTTCATTTGGCTTTCAAGTCGTCCATCAAATTCCCTCTCATTCGAAATGTTATTCATGACTTGACCAAGTTCTATCTGTTTTACCCTAAGCTCTTGCTTGCGCTCGCCAATCAAGTCCTCTATCAAACACAGTTGTGCTTCCTTCGCTACAAAATCCTTAACACATCCTTCAATTTTCCCCTGCAGTTTATTATGAACTTCGTTAATCCTTCTAACACAACTAAATTGCGTCTTCTTATTTACAAGCTCTCTGCTACACTCCTCAATCTCTCTCTTTACAGACTCTAatctcttctcttcttctctccTCTTCCTTTTACATTCCGCAAATGACTTTTCAACAAATTCAAGATCTTTCTTCAACATCGAAAATGATGTATCAACTGATTTTCCCAGCCTTTTAGTTATATCCGACGACGGATCACCATCTTCATCGCGATCATCATACAAGGACACCTTTGATTTCTTAATAGAAATATGCAAGGAATCACTGTTATCAAACAGCCTCTTCTTAGCAGAACCCTCAAGTTTACCACTACATGATGCGAGCCGTTTATCATGTAAGTTGCCATCATTATGACCGCCATCACAAATTTTGAGCATATCAGAAGCCTCAGAGTCCATCATAATCAACTATAGAAACcggaataaaaaataaacaagtcaGCAAACCTCGTTAGAAAAACTTCTAGGTCAAACTCAATCAACAAGTAATACATAGAAATACATAGAAATCGTAATTAGTTTTAGTGAAGAAGATGCTTACAAATTTGTTGATATTTTGTTTCGGTGTAGTGAAAGATGGGAATGGAAGATGAATGTGAGGAGAGAAGAAGAAGGTTCTAGAAACTGATTCGCATTCGGAGAGTGTTTGTGAGAATGAAATTGAAGAAATGAGAAGAGAAGGAGGAACGTTGCAATGCAGCACTGAGTGGGCGGGATTGTGTGTTATGTGTGTGGGATCCACCAAATCATGGGAAAAATTTTAGGTAAACACGGTATAGAAATTCTCTTATTGCATACAACAACCACCCATAAGCCATAAATTTAGTTTTCTTTGCATTTTTTCTTGGACCATGCTAAAATTTCAAATTCTGCAAATGACATTGAGAAATGAAAAGTCATTTGCATTTTTATGTGAACTATTTACTTCTCTCTTGGCTCAATTActcatattaataatattaatcaattattttaattaatttaataatttaatataattaaactttttatatttatgaatctactataattaataattataataataaaaaattaatacttAATTATTTTCGATTTTAAATCATTATTAGTTACAACATAAttgataatatatattaattatataattaaaatcttCATTAATTATTAATGACATACTttgcatctttattttttttgacagaaacaaACTTAACGACTTTCATTCCTTAAACAAAGATCAATACAAAGAGGTACCATATTAAAGAaactacgcctagaccaagaattggccaCCTTTGCTAAAGTATGGGCgaccgaattcgcttggcgcttaatgaactttacctcaaagttcgaAAAGAGAAGCAACAAATTCTGAATATTCTTAATAATAAGGCTAAACTCAGAGTTACTTACATTTTTAGTGTGAATAGCTTTAGTTACAATTTGACAATCACTTTCAAAGATAACATGACATAGATGAAAAGAGATGGCATTTTGGATTGCTTCCTTCAAAGCGGTGGCTTCAGCTTCAATGACGGAAAGAGAACACACATCCCAAGCTACTCCACTTGTGATAAATCTCCCTACATGATCCCTAAAGCACTATCCTCTATTAGTAGTACCACATACCGTATTGAAAGTTGCGTCAACATTGCACTTAACTTGGTTGGCCGTAGGCGGAACCCAAACTTCTGAACTAATAGTAGTACCGGAAGGATTTTGCTTCTATCTGACTAAAAATCAATCGTACCAATTGTGATAGGCTTGTAGACCAATCCGCATAGGATCTTCACGAGTATCTTGCCATACCACATTATTTCTACTTCTCCAGAGCATCTGAAGGCACACCGCAAATCTACCCGCATCCCTACGGTCCTCACGGctacaaacataaaaaataagtgACTTAGCATCGCGGAAGGTATGTAAACGGGATTCTATAATAGATGACAAATATGCTGCCCGCCAACTTTGACTAGTAGAAAAACACCCAAAGAACACATGccactcatcttcatcttctaacTCACACCAAGGACATAAGGTCGGACATTGAACATGATGTTGTTGGAGTTTTGAACGGGTCGGGAGGCAATCCCTACCAATTCGCCATAACAAGTGCTTAGCTCTGGGAGGCGCTAGAATACTCCAAAGATTACTCCAATTTCCTTCAGTAGCATAGTGGCGAATATTACTTTGCATCCTGCGCCATAGTCTATACCCTGATTTCACACTATAATCACCGTTTTGTTTCTCTTGCCAAATCAACCTATCTTCCACCACATCCTCCAATAAAGGAATTCTAAGAATAGTTTCGGCCTCCTCCCTGCCGAAAGCTCGATTCACCTTAACCACATCCCATTGTTTTACATCGGGTCGCATAAGATCTTTGAAAAAAGATCATAAGCACCTTGCTTTTGAGGACCATTAAGCCACCAACTATTCTTCTCACTGAGCCAAGGATCATGCATAACTTTAATACGACTACCATCTCCAATACTTCACCTACTCCCCAACTTTAGCACATCCTTCGCCTTCCACAAACTCCTCCACACAAAGCTTGGATTATTACCATTCTTAGAATCAAGAAAAGAGGAACGAGGAAAGTACCTTGCTCTGAAGATTTTAGCCACAAGAGAATTAGGTTTCGACAAAAAGTTCCACCCTTGCTTTGCAATCATGGCCAAATTAAACGCTTTAAAGTCCCTGAATCCCATACCTCCTTCACTTTTCAAGCTAGTCATCCTCTCCCATGACATCCACCTAATACCTTTGTTGTGATGACCACCTCCCCACCAAAATGAATTCAGCATTTTTTTCAATATCTTTCACCACACCATCCGGGATCAAGTATAGGCCGGGATCGACTACAGTACTGATTTGATCATAACTTTTTTCCCTGTTCTAGATAAGGATCGACCACTCCAGGAGTTGATTCTTTTCCAAATTCTAtctttaagaaaagaaaatatcgCCTTCTTACTTCTACCAATCATAGACGGTAATCCCAAATAGGTTCCTATGCCCAAGACATGCCTCACCCCCATTACTTTGACTAGATCCTCCTGTGCTGGCCTACTAATATTTCGACTAAAGTAAACTTCTGATTTTGATAGATTGATCTCCTGACCGGTTGCGTCTGCATAAATTCTAAGGATCTCCATAAGATTAGTCACCTCCACAAGGTTagccctgcaaaataaaaaacaatcgtcagcaaaaagcaagTGGGACACACTAGGCACCCCCTGCAGATATGTGCCCCACGAATACACAATATTCACAAGACCATTTTGATACTGATCGTACCAGATCAGACGGATTGTCAAGGCCTGCACGGAACTGGATCTTTGAGAAgtggagggggtgtacctgcaaggtactccgatgctaaaGTAAGAAAATGAGCAATCAGAGTGCAAGTAGGAGGTAAAGGTTATAAGAGAATGAATATCTgatcctctagtgaaagagggtatttatagtccccagcgctgggccataatctcgctactgggctggattcccaggcccaattaggagactgccaggtttcctaggcggaaatatcggagatgcgcgagtgccctctgtcctggtcaaccactccgaagttcaagggagacgcgatcttttagggaccacgtggactccgtatTATTCGGTGGGTTAGATGTGAAGGAACCCTACGAGGAGAAGGGTCCTCGGCAGAGCAGGTGCTTGTGGGGAGCATGCTTTACATACTTGGGTCTAGGTGAGGAGGTAAGTCCTCGTCAAGTGgggtgctcgcggggagcactCATGCCGGGCACCAAATAGCTTTCTCCAGTGTCGTCGGGTCGTCGAGGAGACAAGCACTATCTTCCCTTTATGGGTTCATGGATGCTTTGGACCTCTAAGGTTAAGTGGGCCAAAAGTATATTGGGCCGAATCTTGGCCCAGTCTAGAACAAGAGCCCCCCAAGTTGGAGTTTCCGAGCAGGAAGCTTCGACTTCGCTAGTGCTCGGCCTATGTTCAGTTGGTCCCCGTCTGTAGGTTGTGCCCGGATGGAGCCGTTCTTGGGGGAAGATGAGGAGTCGCGCGTGTTCAACACTTGCTGACGTGGCAGATAACCAATGGAGTAATGATTGCCTAGGGGTAGATGGCGGCGCCTAGGGAGGACGCGTCAACCGACGTGACGTTTCGTATTCCGAGCGTTTCCCTATAAAAAGGCTTAAACCCTCTCATTTAGGGTTTTTCGCTCTCCGTTTTCGTGCTCGGCCAGATTGATACTTTCCAGAATTTCAAGGTTGCATCAACATCCAGTTAGGAATCACGCTCCAGCCACTTGAATCATGTCGACAACAGGTACGATTAAGACCCTATCTTGCGACTTCAAATGCTTTTTGTTGATTTTAGGGGGTTTGCAGAATACGTCCCCGCTGCCTTTATCATCTACGTCGGCGGTTTCTCTTAGTGAGATTCAAAGACATCATCATCTCCCCGGGTTATTCAAGCGATGCCCGGGAATGGTTCATTAGTTAGTTGATTTTTTCTGTTACTGCCCCACACATTCATGATTTGGCCCGACAAACTCATGGGTTTGGTCGGTGCCTTCATGTTTTCCTTCGAGAACTGTCGGTTCCAGCTCAGCTTACTCATGATTATGCCTGACGCCTTCAGGAGTTTCCCCGGCCGTATTACGTAGGACTCGAGGGTGCATTGTGTTTAAttttttgttaagtttaattgGGGTGAGTCCTCAGATGGTGGACGAGAATGTCCTTGAAAAGGGGTTTAGTCGGGGGCTTCACTGCTCGCCGCTCTATCCTTTCACTTGTGTTGCGGTGGAAGAGTGGATTTGATGAACCGtcgaattcattttttccttctgcATGCAGGCGAATCCAGTTCGGGATCTAGCTCGACATCTAGCTTGAAGTCTAGTTCATGGTCTAGTTTGCGGGACACGGCCGCGAGCAGCTCAGAGATCGAGGAGATTGAGGTCGAGAACTCGCATCTTTCTGCtatagaagaggaagaagaacaggGGGGTTCCCCCGAAGCCGAGGAGGATGTTCCCCCGAATCCTCACTTTGATTATGAATGCGAGGTTAATTTAGATTGGGTGGCCGATGAGCCTATGACCGTGGTCTCACGATACACTGAGTCTCTGAGTGGGGCTTTTAGGGAGGTTGAAGACAGGGGGTCAAGCGACCCTTGTAATTTCTAGGTTGGTTGCCCGTCCGTAAATGACCGGATTTGTTCTCGTTTTACCGGGGACCTAGGCCGTTGGATATGCTTCGTTTCATATCTGAGGATCCTAGAGACGCTCCCCGCGGTGAACACTCAGACCTCTACCACACTGGATCAAGGACGTGAGGCTTGCTGGGCTATTGCACTTCTTCTGACCGTACCTCTTTTTTCAGGATGCacccccaagcccttttgtatgtttttcttttttgtgtgttactctttttttttaagtttgattttaTGAACTTTTTTTATCACACCACTCAAACtaaaatcaaccaatcaaaaaacataacaattaggattagattttaattttcacttaaatgtttttttaactaatttaattCTATTAGGATTTGCCTTTAGTTtaatataatcacaaaaatatcaaaaataattatggtttggtttttaagtaaccatttattttatttttttctcataattttattttattttcttttataatttattttaattgggtTAATTAGTATagataattaattaggattaatcaGCATAATCATTAACCTAAACCTTTTTCCAAACCTTAATCTTTTCTCCCAATTCTTTCCTCATCTCAAACTCGAATGATTATCGTATGATTGTTTAATCTTccgtcttttatttaattattcatttactttttttaaattcctgaaggtgtataggttgcaaattttttaaagtaatagtaattaggatttacttttctgcatttttactttccgcacctataaactgtttagatgtatgctaataggattgCATGGAAAGATTAAAATCTAACTGTTAgctcactaatttcaaagatcaaatatctgaatctaacacactcattatactgttcacacactcacctttagggtttcccctcGTCTGTTGCCTTCAATTATAACgttcaagtccctcgagcgtagggatgccttagcat is part of the Vicia villosa cultivar HV-30 ecotype Madison, WI linkage group LG2, Vvil1.0, whole genome shotgun sequence genome and encodes:
- the LOC131651267 gene encoding uncharacterized protein LOC131651267, with translation MQNSVFYDVISIQNNKESSAFFIKMFSDVYEPTNRRFVFNKNVSFSFCAHEVADVLGIKNSGVNFTAPAAKNVPEFVYDLMKGCGLGSSRIISTTTIKKLLSQMDVNDDESRFNFKKLLSYFLIEIFLIPSPDSKKPRTSAWEMVEDLDAYEEVNWAEAITDDLHVSFNKLKNAMKTGLGKQHKFKGCAPVFEAVVFERIPSLKPKPSSFPYPPIQKYESKRKDWKPLETMEAYEIIPCPWCVAAKTEENKSLTEDVAAKTEKNESLTENVAAEMEKNESLTVDVAAETEKNESLTEDVAAETAKNESLKKDVAAETEENESLTGNVASLSLGDALALSPPKPKNRRKLDPPPPQPTIPRRSLRKKTIPPELKD
- the LOC131651268 gene encoding uncharacterized protein LOC131651268 translates to MDSEASDMLKICDGGHNDGNLHDKRLASCSGKLEGSAKKRLFDNSDSLHISIKKSKVSLYDDRDEDGDPSSDITKRLGKSVDTSFSMLKKDLEFVEKSFAECKRKRREEEKRLESVKREIEECSRELVNKKTQFSCVRRINEVHNKLQGKIEGCVKDFVAKEAQLCLIEDLIGERKQELRVKQIELGQVMNNISNEREFDGRLESQMKGLLDDLLLKQKHFERQAMELELKEKKHEGLVMKWELKEREFEDQVKELETKKKHFESLLRELQSKEKENECQGKVLLDDLVLKQKHLESRIKELESKEKQREGIVMKWELKEREFDGEVKELESKKKHFESQVEEFQSKERQLEGKVKKVDFREKLLDGRGKEFDSKEAEFEGRVKELELERKQLDGRVKEFDSKEAEFEGRVKELELEKKQFDGRVKEFDSKEAEFEGRVKELDSEKKQLDGRVAEFDSKEDEFEGRVKELELEKKHFESRLKELELKEKQFKEQIKEFKSKEEEFKIQAKAFESKKNEFESQVKELNSEAKQFESKIEDFKSKEKQFERKVEDFKSKEELFEDRWKALESKERQFEGLVKNPESKLNKYGEKESATSYMDDESSPPIDETSLQLVSCEQSDILANLRESSDPAELKELELEKKHFESRLKEPELKEKQFKEQIKEFESKEEAPVLMATSSLEMVSLSLQFY